A single Anopheles funestus chromosome 2RL, idAnoFuneDA-416_04, whole genome shotgun sequence DNA region contains:
- the LOC125764661 gene encoding zinc finger protein 860, whose product MIDAPDIFLIHRYYHRTTDLMTMADGGYDPMGHIQTGRPNAYYLYQAAAAALEQQQQQHQQQQQHQDQSTEEQIAIRSRPPSDDGHENNNNLPAAANNNLFRSEQKKHKRKRLSAVLDKLHNGSGTMVNHNNNNVGEAQNFKVKCTDSRSSAEDSPEDVFPYSASPRISISPLRLSEVDENNPLQQRTPHQQHALPHDQQLPSPSQISRQIKQDPLQQSMVPLEPSQIKQEDQQYLYKQLCFNPLALFNYLPVPTKLLYQEFARQRSHSDSDLQLQQLQRQQQQEQQPHHQVNPPKKKKSSQAGRASQRPPTTSSRSSNASSSSGYQDPQEQPLDLSMKSSSPLESSSLFVSTVIKQEPNLANSPQPDSPLPPAPINPSKLVLKRENLPDIRRSPAFEQLNGHAPSGFNLNVSPVVEEMPPGSDVAYMCPVCGQLFSLQDRLAKHMASRHKSRTGATDITKSYMCEVCQRSFARSDMLTRHMRLHTGVKPYSCKVCGQIFSRSDHLSTHQRTHTGEKPYKCPQCPYAACRRDMITRHMRTHTRFDQRGGSNGGGSSGGSSSPSMDQKPILLPLVGLNKGHAIKTEASFGGVGGGFVLETKTES is encoded by the coding sequence ATCGATGCCCCTGATATTTTCTTGATCCACCGGTATTATCATAGAACGACAGACCTAATGACTATGGCGGATGGCGGTTATGACCCAATGGGGCACATCCAAACGGGTCGTCCAAATGCTTATTACCTGTACCAGGCGGCAGCCGCTGCCCtggagcagcaacaacagcagcaccaacagcaacaacagcaccaggATCAATCGACCGAGGAGCAGATTGCGATTCGCTCACGTCCACCCTCGGACGATGGAcatgaaaacaacaacaatctgcCAGCAGCGGCCAATAACAATCTGTTCCGTTCGgagcaaaagaaacacaagCGGAAACGACTGTCTGCGGTGTTGGACAAGCTGCACAATGGTAGCGGTACGATGGTgaatcacaacaacaacaacgtcGGGGAAGCTCAAAATTTCAAGGTCAAGTGTACCGACTCGCGCTCCAGTGCCGAAGACTCTCCCGAAGATGTGTTTCCATATTCCGCCAGTCCTCGCATCAGCATCAGCCCGCTGCGGTTAAGCGAAGTCGATGAGAACAATCCCCTTCAACAGAGGACGCCACACCAGCAGCATGCACTACCTCATGATCAACAGCTACCATCACCCTCGCAGATTTCGCGCCAAATCAAGCAAGATCCTCTACAGCAATCGATGGTACCATTGGAACCATCACAGATCAAGCAGGAAGACCAGCAGTACCTGTATAAGCAGCTTTGCTTCAATCCACTCGCCTTGTTTAACTATCTTCCTGTACCGACCAAGCTGCTCTATCAAGAGTTTGCCCGTCAACGCAGCCATTCCGATTCAGATCTGCAACTACAGCAGCtccagcggcaacagcagcaagaaCAGCAACCACATCACCAAGTAAACCCACCCAAGAAAAAGAAGTCTAGCCAAGCGGGCCGAGCATCACAGCGTCCGCCAACGACCAGCAGCCGAAGCAGTaacgccagcagcagcagtggctaTCAAGACCCACAGGAACAGCCACTTGATTTGTCGATGAAGTCGTCATCACCGCTCGAATCGTCTAGTCTCTTCGTCTCGACTGTGATCAAGCAAGAGCCCAATTTGGCTAACAGCCCACAACCGGACTCACCTTTGCCACCCGCGCCCATAAATCCATCTAAGCTGGTTTTGAAGCGGGAAAACTTGCCGGACATACGACGGTCCCCCGCATTCGAGCAGCTCAACGGTCATGCACCGTCTGGCTTCAATTTGAACGTGTCACCCGTTGTGGAGGAGATGCCACCAGGATCGGACGTTGCGTACATGTGTCCTGTATGTGGCCAGCTATTTTCGCTTCAAGATCGACTAGCGAAACATATGGCCTCGCGGCATAAAAGTCGAACCGGTGCAACGGACATCACCAAATCGTACATGTGCGAGGTCTGCCAACGTTCGTTTGCCCGATCGGATATGCTGACGCGTCATATGCGTCTGCATACAGGGGTCAAACCATACTCCTGTAAAGTGTGTGGCCAGATTTTTTCCCGCTCGGATCATTTATCAACGCATCAGCGTACGCACACCGGCGAAAAACCTTACAAGTGTCCGCAGTGTCCGTACGCCGCCTGTCGCCGTGACATGATCACCCGTCACATGCGTACGCACACGCGCTTTGATCAACGCGGAGGCAGCAATGGAGGAGGCTCGAGTGGAGGCAGTAGCAGCCCGTCGATGGACCAGAAGCCAATACTCCTTCCGTTGGTAGGTCTCAACAAAGGCCATGCGATTAAAACGGAGGCCAGTTTTGGTGGTGTCGGCGGTGGTTTCGTTCTGGAAACAAAGACTGAATCGTGA